From the Campylobacter volucris genome, the window CCGACACTCATGCAAGTTTGCAAATCCAAGGTATAACAGGATTTAAATTTATCCAACTTTCAGGGGGTAGTGAAAAAGCACCTATTTTAAAAGCAACTGATGGTAAATATCCTATCATAAAATCTAAAGAAAGTTTTTTTGCAAGTCTTGATAAACAAACTGAAAATATTTTAGATTTAATTGATAGCACTAAAGTTAAATTAGAAGTTCTTTTAAGCGATAAAAATTTACAAAATTTTGAAAATTTATTGCAAAATTCATCTGAATTAGCACAAAAGTTAAACCAAAATGCTCCTAAACTTTTTGCAAGTATCCACAATGCTTCTTCAAAAATTGCTCAAAGTTCAGATCAATTTTCTTTATTTTTAAAGCAAGCAAACACGCAGCTTGAAGAATTTCAAAAAAGTAAGATATTGCTAAATGATAATTTAGAAATTTTAAGAATTTTACTTTTAGACTTTACTCAATTAACAAACAAATTAAAGCAAAATCCTTCTAATTTGCTTTATAAAGATCAAACTATCAAATATGCTCCAGGAGAATGATATGAAAAAAATATTTTTGCTTTTTATGGCTTTGTTTTTTAGTGCTTGTTCTGTGGTAAGTCCAAGCCAAACTTTACCTTTTGCAAGATATTTTTCCATATCTTTAGAGCATAATGTTACTATGGCAAATGTGCAAAAAGATGCTAATATTATGGTGGCTTTACCTAAAGGATTAGTATATACAAATGAAATTTTTTATAAAAAAGATGGCATAGTTAATACTTATGCGTATCATTTTTGGCAAGATAGTTTAAATTTGCTAATTAAAAATTTTTTAGAAACAAGTTTGGAAAATGCAAAAATCTTTAAAGCCATTTTAAATCAAGATAGTTTAGCTAAGGCAGATTTTATCTTAGAAAGTAAAGTAAGTATATTAGAGCAAGATTTTATCAATAATGAAGAATCTATTGCAAAATTTGGTATAAGTTTGACTTTGATTAATATGAATGATAAAAGCATTGTTGCGAGTAAATATTTTTACTATGAAAAAAAGCTTGATGAGAGTGAGCCTGAATTACTAATGAAAGCTTATAATGAAATTTTTGCTCAATTTAATCAAGAACTAAACACTTGGATGGGTCAAATTTTGGAATAAAAAATGCTTTTTTTGTTATAGCAATAACAAGGAAGGTGTATTATGATAGATGAATTAGAAATGCTACAAAAGCATTTAGGGCAAGCAGCTAATGCTAATTTAGATGGAGCTAGTTTAAAGCATCAAACGCAAAAATTTAGTGAAGATATCACTGATGCAAATGATTTTGTCGGTGCTTTGCAAATTTTGGATTCTTCTTTGAAAAAAATTTCAAATTTATTAGAAGATAAAAACTATGAAGATGTCCAAGATAAAGTTTTAATCGCTAGTGAAAGTGTAAAAATAGTAGATAATTGTTCATTTTTAGGAAATGCTTTATTTGATAATAATTATAATGTCCATGTTGGTAGTAAATCTTTTGCTTTTGAAATTTATAATCCTATTAAAATTTTAGAAAATAGTGATTATGAAGGAATGAAAGCATATATAGAAGACAAAAGAGAAGAGATCGCTTCTTTGCTTTGCGAGCTTGCATTGGCTATTGCAGCTTATAGTCCAAGCCAAAGCTTTGGTGGAATGGATTTTGATTCACAAAATAACTTTGACTTTAAAAAAATCTTTAAATAAGACTAAAGGCTTAAGCCTTTAGTTTATAACTCCACAAGCCATTCTAGCTCCGCCACCGCCAAGTGCTGCTGGGTGATCGCTATGATTATCACCACCAAAATGTATCATTAAAGCGTGATTTTTTAACTCACTAAGTTTTTTGATTTTTGGTGCTAAAACAGGATTGATCGCTGTGCCATCTTTTTCTACATAAAGTGGTGGTAAATCACCTTTATGCCCTTTATCATCCCAAGGAGTAGAATGAGCTCCGGTTTTATTAGGATCCCAATGTCCTCCAGCTTTCATACCAAGACCTTTTTCAGTTGCTCCACAATCAGCATTTTCATGCACATGAAAACCATGAATTCCACTCTCTAAACCTTTAAGATTTGGATAAA encodes:
- a CDS encoding MlaD family protein, which codes for MENRANYILIGIFVSVLFFISLFFLAWYGSLKDEKTFSYYEIFMEESVAGLSIKAPVKFLGVDVGSVENISIDTKGSKFRVKILVQLDSHLIIKTDTHASLQIQGITGFKFIQLSGGSEKAPILKATDGKYPIIKSKESFFASLDKQTENILDLIDSTKVKLEVLLSDKNLQNFENLLQNSSELAQKLNQNAPKLFASIHNASSKIAQSSDQFSLFLKQANTQLEEFQKSKILLNDNLEILRILLLDFTQLTNKLKQNPSNLLYKDQTIKYAPGE
- a CDS encoding ABC-type transport auxiliary lipoprotein family protein — encoded protein: MKKIFLLFMALFFSACSVVSPSQTLPFARYFSISLEHNVTMANVQKDANIMVALPKGLVYTNEIFYKKDGIVNTYAYHFWQDSLNLLIKNFLETSLENAKIFKAILNQDSLAKADFILESKVSILEQDFINNEESIAKFGISLTLINMNDKSIVASKYFYYEKKLDESEPELLMKAYNEIFAQFNQELNTWMGQILE
- a CDS encoding flagellar FLiS export co-chaperone, which codes for MIDELEMLQKHLGQAANANLDGASLKHQTQKFSEDITDANDFVGALQILDSSLKKISNLLEDKNYEDVQDKVLIASESVKIVDNCSFLGNALFDNNYNVHVGSKSFAFEIYNPIKILENSDYEGMKAYIEDKREEIASLLCELALAIAAYSPSQSFGGMDFDSQNNFDFKKIFK
- a CDS encoding superoxide dismutase (Cu/Zn), with the translated sequence MKKIILGSLLASSFLIGANLETFDPKAQKDHLVIKMQILDKDANKDAGEVVAVQTKYGVAFYPNLKGLESGIHGFHVHENADCGATEKGLGMKAGGHWDPNKTGAHSTPWDDKGHKGDLPPLYVEKDGTAINPVLAPKIKKLSELKNHALMIHFGGDNHSDHPAALGGGGARMACGVIN